A region of the Burkholderia savannae genome:
GACGATCCTGCCCGACGCGTTTCGCGCGTTTCGTCGGCGCTTCCCGGTTGCGCGCGTGAGCATTGTCGAAGGGTTTCCCGGCGTCGCGCTGCCGAAGCTGCACGACGGGTCGCTCGATTTCGCGGTGGCAGTGGTGGTGCCGGAACTGCTCGCGGCGGAATTCGATCACTCGGAGCTGTATGCGAGCCGGCACGTGATCGTCGCGCGCAAGGGGCATCCGCTTGCGTCGGCGACGTCGCTCGCCGATCTCGTCGATGCGGACTGGCTGATGAATCCGTCGCCCGAGAGCTCGACGCAATTGATGTTCAATTGCTTTACCGAGCACGGCTTGCCGGCGCCGATACGCGTTGTCGAGTGCCCGAGCTATGCGATCGCGCACTGCCTTATTCAGGGCTCCGATCTGATTGCATCGATGCCCGAGCAACTGCTCGATGTCGAATGGTCGCGCGGCCACGTCGCGGTGCTGCCGATACGCGAGGTGCTTCCGGCCGTGTCCGTGCAGGTGGTGACGCGCCGCGACAGCCCGCTGACGCCGGCGGCGGCGATGCTCGTCGATTGCATGCGCGACGCGGCGCGGCGGCATGGGTTGCGTTGACGTTTGAGACGCGCGGCGAGGTTCGCCTTGGGTGTCGTGTCGATCGATGGGCGCCGTTTTGCGTCGTGCCGCTTGTTTTGCGGGCTGCGCGAACGATGCGTTCGTGGCTGATCGATCGACGTACCTGACCTATCCGCCCAGATCCATCCGGGCCTGTCACGTTTCATCGAGAACCGTCCGGACGCAACGGATGGGCGTGCAGCGTTTCTTGTCGATCGGGGCCGCTTCCGGGATCGCGGCCGCGTGCTTCGCGGCACGTGCCGCGCGTTACGCGAGCGTCGGATAACCGAGCGCGATCGCGTCGCGCGCGAATCGCTCGATTTCCGCGTATGCGTCGGGCGCGAGCCGCTCGAAGCCGCGCAGCCGTAACGCGCGCGCGCGCTCGGGGTCGAGCGCCGCCGCCGCATCGAGCGCGTCGCGCAGCGCGGCGACGCGTTCCCCGGCAAGCGTGCGCGACGCGATGAACGGCAGGCCCGGCGCGGACGCCGTTGTGCCGATGATTCGTACGCGACGCAGCAACGCCGGCAGCGCGTCGCGCACGTATGCGAGCGTCACGCAATCGATCGCGGCGAGATCCGCGTCGCCCGCATCGAGCGCGCGCAGCGCATCCAGATGCGAGCCGGTGCGAGCGACCGTCGAGAAGAAGCGCGCGTCGCGCGCGTGCGGCGCGACGGCGTGACGTAGCGCATTCATTCCGCTGTGCGAATCGTCTCCGTTGTACGCGGCGCGCAGGCCGCGGCATGCGGCGAGCGTCGTCGCGCCGCGCGCGTGCGCATCGGCCGATACGACGAGCATGCTTCGATAGCGTGCGCCGTCGCATCCGTCGGCGTCGAAGACGGGGGTCGCGATCAGATGAACCGCATCGGCGACACCGAGCATCCGATACGGATAGCCGCACGTTTGCGACAGCAGCAGATCGCCGCGGCGCCACATCGGCAGCAATTCGCCGAAGGGTTCGCCGGAAGGCTCGCCGAGCAGCGCGACGCCGGCCGGGCCGCCCGCGCGCGCGAACGCGCGCAGCGCATCGCGCAGCAGCGCGCGCCACAGCGCGGCGTGCCGCGGCGTCACGTTGTACATCGGCAGTCCGGCGATCCATCGGGTCATGCGGATATTCTACGGATTTCCGGGCCTCCGGCGGGCATGCGTGCGTTTGCCCGAGCCGCGAATCGCGCGCCGCCTGGCGCACGCCGGCGGCGGAACCGTTTCGCCGCTTCTTTCTCGATTTCGCCACATCGATCGCGAGCCGCGCCGCATAAGCAAATGCGAATCCATTGGTTGGTCCGGCGGCCGCGATTGGTTACGGTGCACGTTCCGCCGCGCGTCGCGCGCGACGACGTCGCCGTCTGCGCGCCTGTCGACGTTCGGCCTTAGTCACCACCAAGAACATGGCCGAATATTTCGATGTAGATCATGCGCGCGAGATCCGGGCGCTCGGCGAACGTTTCGCCGCACGCACCGAATGGCCGACCTGGCTGTTGATCTTCGTCGTCTACGGCGGCTGGCTCGGCGTGCTGCTTTGCGTGCGCGCCGGATCGCTGCCGCTCGCGGCGGCGACGCCGCTGCTGATCGCGCTGTGCGCATGGCACATGTCGTTGCAGCACGAACTGCTGCACGGCCATCCGACGCGCTCCGCGCGCGTGAACAAGCTGCTCGGCTATCCGCCGCTGGCGGTCTGGTATCCGTACACGCTGTATCGCGACACGCATCTCGAGCACCATCGCGACGAAGATCTGACGGTGCCGGGCGTCGATCCCGAAAGCAACTACGTGCCGCGTGCGCAATGGGCGCGGCTGCCGCGATGGCGGCGTGCGCTCTTGCGCGCGCGCAAGAGCTTCGTCGGGCGGCTTGTCGTCGGGCCGCCCGCGAGCGTCGCCGCGATGGGCGCGCACACGCTGCGCGCATGGCGCGGCGGCGACTGGCGCCATGCGCCGATGTGGGCCGCGCACGTCGCGTCGGTCGCGGTGCTGCTCGCCTGGCTGCAATCGTCGATCGGCGTGCCGTGGTGGTATTACCTGCTCGCGATCACGTGGCCCGCGCAGTCGCTCGCGATGATTCGTTCGTTGTACGAGCATCGCGCGGCCGCGCATCCGAAGGCGCGCATCGCGATCAACGAGGCGGGCCTCGCGATGCGCCTTCTGTTTCTGAACAACAACTACCATCTCGTTCATCACGATCTGCCGAAACTGCCGTGGTATCACCTGCCGCGCGCGTACCGGATGCGGCGCGAAGCGTATGCGCGCAAATGCGGCGGCTTCGTGATTCGCGGCGGCTATTGGGAACTGTTGAAGCGCCACGCGTGGCGCGAAACCGATTCGCCCGTGCATCCGTTCGCGCAAGACGGCGAGCCGGTGCCGGCGAAACGCGGCTCGCGCGTCGCGGTGATCGACGATTGCGTTCAGATCGGCGGTTGACGGGGGCTTGAAGAACGGCCGCGCGATGCGCCGATGCGCCGGCCGGCGAGCGGCGATGTCGGGCATGCTGTCGCGAGGGCGCTGACGCCGATCCGCGGCGACATCGGCCGAGGTCGACAGGTATCGGCCATATCGGCCGTCTCGCCTTGCCGGACGCGGCCGATGCGTCGACGTGGGTGGCACACGCACGTTGTCCCCTTTTGCGCGGACGCGCGGCTCAATGAAGGGCGGCGGCGCGATTCGCGTGTGCGCCGGCCGTCAGCCGATGATTCGTCCCCCCAAATTTCCTGCTTTCGCCTTTTACGCCCGCACCCGTGCGTGCCGAAAAACCGCCGCCCCGCCGCCGACGCCCCGCCGGATCACTTTGTTACATCTCTTACCGCGGCCGCCCCGAAAGGCAACAGTTGCCTTTCACCGTCCCGGTATACTCGGCGCTGCTTCAAACCCAAAACGAATCAAGACCTGTCAACTATGTCGAAGAAACTCATCCAGATCGTGGCTGTCGCGGCGCTGACCGCCGCGGCGTCGCTGCCGGCCTTCGCCGGCGACATGAACAACGCGCTCGGCGGCGCGCTCGGCGGCGTGGCCGGCGCGGCAGTCGGCGGCGCCGTGGGCGGCAGCACGGGGGCGGTGATCGGCGGCGCGGTCGGCGGCGGCGCCGGCGGCGCGGTCACGTCGAACCGCCGTGAGCGCACGGGCGCGATCATCGGCGGCGCGCTTGGCGGCGGCGCGGGCACCGCGGCCGGCAACGCGATGGGCGGCCGCTCCGGCGGCCTGGTCGGCGCGGCCGTCGGCGGCGGCGCGGGGGCCGCGCTCGGCGGCAACATCTCGCGCTCGAACTCGTACAACGACGACTACGATCGCGGCTATCGCCGCGGCGGCAAACATCACGGCAAGCATCATCACCGTCACTGATCGTCGAAGCGGGCCCGATCGGCGTGACGCGATCCGGGCTTGCTCGCCGCGCGTCGGCGGCCCGCTTCGGCGTGCATCGGTCGATCTTCGGCGGCGGCGCGCGCGAAGGCGGTGCCGGGCGGTCGGCCGCGCGATGCGGCTCGCAGCGGCGGCGCACGCCGGCCATCACGCGTTGTGAGCGCGTTGAAGCCGCATGCATCGAAGCCGACGGCGACAACCGGCCGTCGCATCCCGATCCGGATCGGCGCGCCGCGCGCTGCGAGCGCCGTCGCGATTGGCGGCGTCGCATCGGCGCTGCGTGATTCGCCGACACGGGATCATTGACGGACCGACGATCGTCCGCGCGGCGCTTCCGGCGCGTCGCGGTCCCCATTCCGCTGCGACGTGAATGGGAAGGCGCGGCCAGCGTTCTTTCCGGTCATCACGAAATTCCGTCAAACAATTCCGTCAAACGAAAAAGGACGATGCCGGGCTTCTTCCGCCGCCGCTTCGTCCGCGTTCGTCGATGCGCACGTCTGCCCGCTCAATCGAGCGCCTTGTCGTTCGGATTCGCGAACAACTGCTTCATGTCCGCCGACAGCGGATAGTCGAGGTTCACGCCCTTCGGCGGAATCGGCCGATTGAACCATTTCACGTACAGCGCCTCGGCTTCTCCCGAGCGTTGCATCCGCGCGATCACGCGATCCGCGAGCTGCTTGAAGCCGGCATCGTCCTTGCGCAGCATGCAGCCATACGCTTCGGACACCGGAGAATTTCCGGTGATCACGTAGTCGCCCGGATTCGCTTCCTTCGCCTTCGCCCCATACAGAAGCGGCTCGTCCATGAAGAACGCGACGGCACGGCCGCTCTTGACGTTCAGGAACGCATCCGCGTGATCCTTCGCGCTGATGATCTGCATCGACATGCCTTTCTCCGCGTTCCATTGCCGCAACAGCCGCTCCTCGGTCGTGCCGGCGGTCGTCGCGACGGTCTTGCCGGCGAGGTCGGGGAAGTCCTTCACGCCGGACGTCTTCTTCGCGATCAATCGCATTCCGTATTGAAAGATGCTGTTCGAGAACGACACCTGGTTGGCCCGTTCCTTCGTGTGCGTGGTCGAGCCGCATTCCAGATCGACGGTGCCGTTCTGCACGAGAGGAATGCGGTTCTGCGACGTGATCGGAATCTCGCGCACCGTCAGGGTCGGCCGGTTCAGTTCCTTCTTGATTGCGTCGACGATCTTCAGCGCGATTTCCTGCGAGTAGCCGATCGTGTGTTGCTGCTGGTCATAGTACGAGAACGGAACGGACGATTCGCGCACGCCGAGCGTGACGACGCCCGTATCGCGAATCTTCTTCAACGTGGGGCTGGCGTCGTCCGCGTGAGCGGCGGCGGCAAGCGCGCAGCCGATGGCGATTGAGAGCAGCGGGCGGAGGGTGTTCATCATCGAGGGCTCCTGACGGAACGGGTAGCGGGTGACAAGCCGGGTCGGGAAAGGCGAGCTCGGGAACGCGCTCGCGCGAATCGCGCGCGCCCGCGAGCCGCTTCTGCGTTACCCCGGATTGCGCACGTCGGCTGTCGGCGTCGTGCCGAAATCGTCGCTCAGCGCGTAATCGATCAGCTTGCGCGCGGCGTCCTCCGGCGTCGTGAGCGAGCCGCTCGACTTGAGCTGCTCGAACCGCTCGCGCGACGGAAACCGGTCGCTGCTGCTCGCGCGGATCGTCGTCTGCATGCCGGTGTCCACCACGCCCGGCGCGACGCTGCAGATCCGCAGCGCGCGATTCGCATCCAGCGCCACCGCTCGCGCGTGATGATCGAGCGCGGCCTTGGTCGCGCAGTAGACGCTCCAGCCCGCATATGCGTTGCGCGCCGCGCCGCTCGAGATGTGCACGATGCGGCGCTCGACCGCGTGCGGCGCGATTTTCGCGATCGCGCTCGCGAGCATCAGCGGCGTCGCGACGTTCAGGGCGACTGCACGCGCGATCGCCGCGGCGTCCTGCGTGTCGAGCGGGCCGATCGGCTCGACGGTGCCCGCGTTGTTGAACAGCAGCACGCGGCTCGCGCCGGCGACGAACTCGTCGAGCGCGCCGCCGCCGAGCCACGCCTCGATGCGCGCGGGGTCCGACAGATCGAGCTCGGCCTCGACGAACCGCGCGCCCGCGTGTTCGCCGAGCGACGGATGGCGGCTGCGCGACAGGCCGAGCACTGCGAAGTCCCGCTCAAGCAGTTGCGCGGCGAGGGCGGCGCCGAGCCCGCGCGTGTGGCCGGTGACGATGGCGCGAACGGCCGGCAAAGGAGAAGAGCGAGTGACCATGTCGATTCGGAAAATGACGAGAACAGGATGGGTGACGTGCGTATCGCGGCACGCAGCGGTGTGCGATCCGCGCGACCGGCGCGCGGTTGCCGATCGGAGCGCGTCGAGCGGCCGACCATTGCGGCCATCCCGACGAAAACCGGACGAAAACCGGACGGAAGCGGGACGAAAACCGGACGACAACGCGACGGCAGCCGGACGAGCGACGCGCAGCGCGGCGATCGAATGAGCCGGTATCGTAACGTCGGCACCAATTTGGCGCAAACGCCGCCTCGTCGATCCGGTTTACCGCGAGATCGCTCGCCTTCGATCAAAGCGCGAGCAATGTCCAATGAATTTCGTCACGACATGATTGCATGCTAGCCTTGATCCGGATTCGGCAATGAAATGCCGAATGCGAAACGAAAACGATTCGACGAACCGGACGATGCCGCGATGCAAGCCGTCGAATGACGGCCGGCAGTTGCCGGATTTTCCCGAGCCATCTTCGATACCTACGCCCGATGGAAACGATCACGCAAGAGTTCGTCCGGCAATTCAGCCGAGAATGGATCGACGCATGGAATTCGCATGACCTCGACCGAATCCTGTCGCACTACGCCGACGATTTCGACATGTCGTCGCCGATGATCGCGCAGATCGCCGGCGAGCCCAGCGGGCGCCTGCGCGGAAAGGCAGCGGTGCGCGCGTACTGGTCGAAGGCGCTGCAGATGATTCCGGATCTGCATTTCGAATGGATAGCGACGCTCGCCGGCGTCGACAGCATTGCGATTCATTACCGCGGCGCGAAAGGGCGGCTCGCGCTCGAGGTTTTTCACTTCGGGGCGGATCGGCGAGTCGTGAAAGCGTTCGCTCACTATGCCGGCTGAGCGGGCAGCGCAATATCGGCGCGGCTGCATTTTCTACCGCTGCCGATTCGATATTGACGACAGTTTTACCGAATGGAGCGACAGCGCATCGCTCTAGACTCCTTAACAAATTCAATTGAATGCCGGATTCGTCGGCGGGCGACGCATCGAACGAATGGCGTCGATGCGAAATCATTCGCCGTCCGGCGGCTGACCGTCGAAACGACGACAAGCAAGCGGTGGGGCGCGATGCGCGTGCCGACACGGCTGCCCGTGCCGCGCGGCGGCGCGAAGCCGATCGCGATGCGGCGGAAGTTGCGTGGTGACCAATCAACCGAGGGCTGCGACGGTTCGTTCGTCGTACTCACCTATGTCATACCCGGCGACCTATATTTTGTTTGTCGATGGGGCAGATCAGGGAGAGCATCACTCATGGTCAAGAAACGACTCCGCGCCGCATGCGTCGGCACCGTCATCGGGCTCGCGGCGCACGCAACGCACGCGCAATACACGACGGACTGGCTGGCGAACACCTACGGAACCATCGCGTCGCACGTCGGCAACAACGCGCGGTCGATGTGGGTGTCGCCCGAAGGCGTCGTCTATACGGCTTCCTTCTGGGACGAGAACGAGGGCGGCGTCGCGATCTACCAGAACGGCAAGAGTCTCGGCTCGATCGGCTCGCACGCCGAGTTCCAGGGCGGCGCGATCACGGGCAACGCGACGTCGATCTTCGCGGCGCTGCAGTACGGCACCCCGCAGGGCAGCGGATCGGTCGGGCGCTACAACCGGACGACGCTTGCGCGCGATCTCGTGATTAACGTCAGCGTGTGGAACGCCGTGAGCCGCGCCGACGTGATCACCGGTCTCGCAACGGCGGGCACGCTGCTCTACGCAAGCGACTTCTTCGGCAATCGCGTGCGCGTCTTCACCACGGACGGCGTCTGGCAGCGCGACATCAGCATCGCGAATCCCGGCGCGCTCGCGCTCGACGATGCCGGAAACCTGTGGGTCGCGCAGAAGAACGCGGCGAAGATCGTCGAGTACGGCCCGGCCGGCGCGTTGATGAACACGATCCAGATGCCGACGGCGTCGCGGCCGTCGTCGCTGTATTACGACGCGTCGAAGCGGCAGTTGATGGTCGGCGATCAGGGCCCGGACATGAACGTCAAGCTGTACGCGATCAACGGGACGCCGAGGCAAACCGGCACGTTCGGCGTGCAGGGCGGCTACCTCGATACGACGACCGGCATCAAGGGGCAGGTCGGCGACAAGCGCTTCACGCGCGTGGTCGGCATCGGCAAGGACGCCTCCGGCACGCTGTACGTGCTCAACAATCCGT
Encoded here:
- a CDS encoding LysR substrate-binding domain-containing protein, giving the protein MKYHQLKAFVAVADEGSIRAAARRLNVSPAALTKAVKELELALGVSLVVRTARGVQLTGFGQQLQVRARLIVAEMQRARDDIEQAQGATTGSVAAAITPAAAVTILPDAFRAFRRRFPVARVSIVEGFPGVALPKLHDGSLDFAVAVVVPELLAAEFDHSELYASRHVIVARKGHPLASATSLADLVDADWLMNPSPESSTQLMFNCFTEHGLPAPIRVVECPSYAIAHCLIQGSDLIASMPEQLLDVEWSRGHVAVLPIREVLPAVSVQVVTRRDSPLTPAAAMLVDCMRDAARRHGLR
- a CDS encoding phosphate/phosphite/phosphonate ABC transporter substrate-binding protein yields the protein MTRWIAGLPMYNVTPRHAALWRALLRDALRAFARAGGPAGVALLGEPSGEPFGELLPMWRRGDLLLSQTCGYPYRMLGVADAVHLIATPVFDADGCDGARYRSMLVVSADAHARGATTLAACRGLRAAYNGDDSHSGMNALRHAVAPHARDARFFSTVARTGSHLDALRALDAGDADLAAIDCVTLAYVRDALPALLRRVRIIGTTASAPGLPFIASRTLAGERVAALRDALDAAAALDPERARALRLRGFERLAPDAYAEIERFARDAIALGYPTLA
- a CDS encoding glutamate/aspartate ABC transporter substrate-binding protein, yielding MMNTLRPLLSIAIGCALAAAAHADDASPTLKKIRDTGVVTLGVRESSVPFSYYDQQQHTIGYSQEIALKIVDAIKKELNRPTLTVREIPITSQNRIPLVQNGTVDLECGSTTHTKERANQVSFSNSIFQYGMRLIAKKTSGVKDFPDLAGKTVATTAGTTEERLLRQWNAEKGMSMQIISAKDHADAFLNVKSGRAVAFFMDEPLLYGAKAKEANPGDYVITGNSPVSEAYGCMLRKDDAGFKQLADRVIARMQRSGEAEALYVKWFNRPIPPKGVNLDYPLSADMKQLFANPNDKALD
- a CDS encoding SDR family oxidoreductase; its protein translation is MPAVRAIVTGHTRGLGAALAAQLLERDFAVLGLSRSRHPSLGEHAGARFVEAELDLSDPARIEAWLGGGALDEFVAGASRVLLFNNAGTVEPIGPLDTQDAAAIARAVALNVATPLMLASAIAKIAPHAVERRIVHISSGAARNAYAGWSVYCATKAALDHHARAVALDANRALRICSVAPGVVDTGMQTTIRASSSDRFPSRERFEQLKSSGSLTTPEDAARKLIDYALSDDFGTTPTADVRNPG
- a CDS encoding nuclear transport factor 2 family protein; the protein is METITQEFVRQFSREWIDAWNSHDLDRILSHYADDFDMSSPMIAQIAGEPSGRLRGKAAVRAYWSKALQMIPDLHFEWIATLAGVDSIAIHYRGAKGRLALEVFHFGADRRVVKAFAHYAG